The proteins below come from a single Miscanthus floridulus cultivar M001 chromosome 1, ASM1932011v1, whole genome shotgun sequence genomic window:
- the LOC136451325 gene encoding protein CLMP1-like has translation MGVEFWSTSFAAPEPSLLNLLVELVGNYPPMPLITEKTVRFYFSEPPRRDSLPVRLDSQRSSSISVARSPSSGPRSRPTPAAVPAQIRPPCPPCAHELKEEGNRLFQSCDYAGALRQYELALRLAPRGHPDCVVFHSNRAACLLQLRPVDHEAVAQECSLALQAEPCFPRALLRRARALETLGRHELALADTLALLALDPDHRDAIDLSYRLRARVNASSAASASSATEPTSRPSPTALGASAVVAGLGHSLPARPFPKKQPPPPHPATLLSLRKKRGE, from the coding sequence ATGGGggtggagttttggagcacctcATTTGCTGCTCCAGAACCCTCTCTTTTGAACCTCCTCGTGGAGttggtgggtaattacccaccaaTGCCACTGATTACAGAAAAAACGGTTCGATTCTATTTTTCCGAGCCCCCGCGCCGTGACTCCCTCCCCGTCCGGCTGGATTCGCAAAGGTCTTCGAGCATCTCCGTCGCCCGCTCGCCTAGCTCCGGCCCCCGTTCCCGCCCAACTCCGGCCGCCGTGCCCGCCCAAATCCGGCCGCCGTGCCCGCCGTGCGCGCACGAGCTCAAGGAAGAGGGCAACCGCCTGTTCCAGTCGTGCGACTACGCCGGGGCGCTGCGCCAGTACGAGctggcgctccgcctcgccccgcGCGGCCACCCCGACTGCGTCGTCTTCCACAGCAATCGCGCGGCCTGCCTCCTCCAGCTCCGCCCCGTGGACCACGAGGCCGTCGCCCAGGAGTGCTCCCTCGCGCTCCAGGCCGAGCCGTGCTTCCCGCGCGCTCTCCTCCGGCGTGCCCGCGCGCTCGAGACGCTCGGCCGCCACGAGCTCGCCCTCGCCGACACGCTGGCGCTCCTCGCGCTCGACCCTGACCACCGCGACGCCATCGACCTCTCCTACCGACTACGCGCTCGTGTCAACGCGTCCTCGGCTGCCTCCGCTTCCTCGGCAACCGAGCCCACCAGCCGGCCCTCCCCCACTGCCCTTGGTGCCTCCGCAGTTGTCGCTGGACTTGGCCATTCCCTCCCCGCTCGCCCATTCCCTAAGAAACAaccaccaccaccccatcctgcTACTTTGCTGTCCCTGAGGAAGAAAAGAGGAGAATAa